The sequence below is a genomic window from Brevibacillus laterosporus.
TAAACCCAACAGAAGGAGCATGATGTCCCGCTTCTAAAATCCGTTGAATAGCATCTTCAGGTAACGGTGTATTCAAAAAACTACGAATATCCCTTCTCCCTTCAATTGCTTTATACACGCCCTGTTTTTCTTGTTCAGTAAATTGAAGCATTCTAGCTATCCCCTTAGACGTTTTTTTGTTCAAGTTACTCATTCCTAGAAAAAAGTAGGAAATCAAGCTCCACCAAGCGTTTTGAGTAGTTTTTATACTCTCTAATCGTACAAAAATCTCCCACCAATAGGTAGGAGATTTTTTGTGACAATTTTTATTTTCCGTAAGAACCGTTAGCAAAAGTACTAGGATCCCACCATTTATAACCGGCAGCAGGATCTGACCACGGTTCTTTTTGTGGTTCAATCGTTTGTGCAGGAATTTCATTTTCTGGACCAGTCGTAATTAATGGAGTAACTGTATCCAGCTTTAAGCCTTGTACTTGTTGAAGATTTTCGTAATTCTCTTGTTTCGCTAACCAATTAATTATGTTAATAAGTAGCACAGCATCGTCTTGCTCTTTGAAACCATCATAGGTTTTCTTCTTTTGGCCATTTTCTTCACGTAGATACTTCGGTGTTACATCTTCAACCGGAGAGGAATCACCGATGAAGGCTGCTTTTCCTTTTCCAAGCTTAGCGATGGCTACATACGGCCCTTCATCCACTCCACCTCCTTTATAAACACCTTTATCAACTGAATTTGCCCATTTAGCAGTAGTTTTTGGCAAGTAAACGATTCCTTTTGCTTTTTTCGGTTCAACAATAGCAAGTGTGCTACCCGCGTGCATTGCCACGCTAGAAACGCCTTCCGTAATTCCCAGTGCCTGAGCAGGACTCACGATGTTGTTCGCATTTAAATCCCCGAGAGCATTGTAACGAAACCGAATACCGAAGTTATCAGCCAACCAATCTGAGCTAGCCACCCCTTGCATTGCCTCCGAATTACGCTCTGCGTCGCTCATTCCTTTAGCTGGGTCCGCCCATGCTCCACGACGATAGCCATTCATCACTTCTGAACCGTCCCAACGATTCTTGTTACGGTCCGCATTGTAGTGATCTCCGATAAAGAAAATGCTA
It includes:
- a CDS encoding DNA-binding protein, with translation MFRSSYFLAKRVWKGALVLTLAASTLFTSSVWAEGPQDPAPYISAKGTPLGKKVLFDNTHGQTAGAADWVIDGGFSDFANAIAQAGYDVKELRKSKPIVYDDLKEYAVFVIGEANIPYKVSEQAAMIEFVKNGGSIFFIGDHYNADRNKNRWDGSEVMNGYRRGAWADPAKGMSDAERNSEAMQGVASSDWLADNFGIRFRYNALGDLNANNIVSPAQALGITEGVSSVAMHAGSTLAIVEPKKAKGIVYLPKTTAKWANSVDKGVYKGGGVDEGPYVAIAKLGKGKAAFIGDSSPVEDVTPKYLREENGQKKKTYDGFKEQDDAVLLINIINWLAKQENYENLQQVQGLKLDTVTPLITTGPENEIPAQTIEPQKEPWSDPAAGYKWWDPSTFANGSYGK